The Pseudomonas solani genome segment TGCCCGCGCTGAGCGTGCGCTCCAGGGTGCCGGTGTCGTCAGCCAGCTGTTGCAGCAGGTCGGGGCTGATGGTCAGGCGGTCGCAGCCGGCCAGCTGTTCGATCTGGCCGAGGTTGCGGAAGCTCGCCCCCATGACCACTGTGTCGTAGCCGTGGGCCTTGTAGTAGCGATAGATGCGCGAGACCGACTGCACGCCGGGGTCTTCGGCGCCTGCGAAGTCGCGGCCCTCGGCCTTCTTGTACCAGTCGTAGATGCGCCCGACGAAGGGGGAGATGAGGAAGACCCCGGCATCGGCGCAGGCGACCGCCTGGGCGAAGTTGAACAGCAGGGTGAGGTTGGTCTGGATGCCGTCGCGCTCGAGCTGCTCGGCGGCGCGGATGCCTTCCCAGGTGGAGGCGATCTTGATCAGCACGCGATCACGGCCGATGCCGGCCTTGTCATAGAGGCCGATCAGGCGTTCGGCGCGACGCAGCGTGGCCTGGGTGTCGAAGGACAGACGGGCGTCCACTTCCGTGGAGATGCGGCCCGGGATCACCTTGAGGATCTCCTGGCCGACGGCGACGCCGAAGCGGTCACAGGCCAGGCCCAGGTCGCCTGCGCTACCGGCGACCGCCGCGTCGAGCAATTCGGCGTAGCGGGGCAGGGCGGCGGCCTTGAGCAGCAGCGAGGGGTTGGTGGTGGCATCGACCGGCTTGAGGCGGGCGATGGCGTCGAGGTCGCCGGTGTCGGCGACCACGGTGGTGAACTGCTTGAGTTGATCCAGCTTGGATGTCATGGACGAAGCCTTGTCGTTGCAGATTGCATGACCTTACCCGAGCCGCCTGGCCCGCTCAACGGGGCGGTGCGGGTAAATTCGTGGCCTTGTCCCGCGTCATTCTTCCCTGAGGGATCGAGCGGAACCGCCGCAGCAGTCTGACCGCCGGATTTGGATTTTTTTCCTTTTTTCTTGCGGGTTTTTCGTTCTCGTTCGTCTTTATTAGTAGAACCCCTGAAATTGCAGGGGGAAAAGAGGCCAGCAGGACAGCCAGCCTCGATGCGAGCCGAACAGGCAACAGATACAACAAGGAGTCATGCCATGCCGATGAGCGACCACCAGCACCTGCGCCACATGCTCCAGGAGGCCGGCCTGAAGGCCAGCCTGCCCCGCCTGAAGGTACTGGAAGTACTCT includes the following:
- the tal gene encoding transaldolase, encoding MTSKLDQLKQFTTVVADTGDLDAIARLKPVDATTNPSLLLKAAALPRYAELLDAAVAGSAGDLGLACDRFGVAVGQEILKVIPGRISTEVDARLSFDTQATLRRAERLIGLYDKAGIGRDRVLIKIASTWEGIRAAEQLERDGIQTNLTLLFNFAQAVACADAGVFLISPFVGRIYDWYKKAEGRDFAGAEDPGVQSVSRIYRYYKAHGYDTVVMGASFRNLGQIEQLAGCDRLTISPDLLQQLADDTGTLERTLSAGNDNEPRVALDQAQFRWQFNEDAMATEKLAEGIRLFARDQEKLEALLNARQK